From the genome of Candidatus Bathyarchaeota archaeon:
AAACTCGTATCAGAAAGCCGTGACTATCTTGCGGACTTGGCGGTGGACGCTATTCTTTCCGTGGCAGAAAAAACTGGAACAGAATATAAGGTCGACTTGGACGACGTGAAAATCCAGAAGAAGCCGGGCGAATCCATTAGGGGCACCAAGCTCATCAACGGCATCGTAGTTGACAAAGAAATAGTTCACTCAGGAATGCCGAAACTAGTTGAAAAAGCGAAAATAGCGTTGCTTGACACCGCTTTAGAGATTGAGAAAACTGAATTTGACGCAAAAATCAATATTGAGAGCCCCGAGCAAATGGAAGCTTTCCTTAAACAAGAAGAGAACATGATAAAAGCAATGGTGAACAAACTCGCGAAGGTAGGCGCAACTGTGGTTATTTGCCAAAAGGGCATCGACGACTTAGCCCAACATTTCATGACGAGAAAGAATATTCTAGCGGTGCGGCGGGTCAAAAAATCAGACATGGAAGGTTTGACTAAAGCTACTGGTGGAAAAATAGTTAGCAACTTAGATAGCATAACTAAGAAAGACCTTGGCTACGCTGCAGTCGTGGAAGAACGCAAGATAGGTGACGATAAAATGACCTTCATTGAAGGATGCAAGCACCCCCACTCGGTAACAATTCTAATACGTGGCGGAACAGATCGCATCGTAGATGAAGCTGAACGCTCAATACACGATGCCCTCTGCGTCATCAGAGACGTAGTGAAAGAACCAAGAATTGTAGCGGGCGGAGGCGCTTCAGAACTTGAAGCAGGAAGAATATTGAGAAACTACGCAGAAACCTTACCTGGAAGAGAGCAACTAGCAGTAATGCGTTTTGCAGAAGCATTAGAAGCAATACCGACGACTTTGGCTAAGAACGCAGGACTAGACCCAATAGACATCATATCCGAGTTAAGAGCACGCCACGAAAAGAAGCAGATATGGGCAGGAGTAGACGTTTTCAACGGCAAAGTAGGCGACATGAACAAAGCAGACGTTTATGAGCCCCTCGTCGTAAAGAAGCAAATTATAAAATCCGCAACTGAAGCCGCAACAATGATCTTGAAGATCGATGACATCATCGCATCCGGCAAAGCGAAAATGCCTGCTGGGCCTCCGGGTGGCCCTGGAGGCATGGGTGGTATGGGCGGAATGGGCGGGATGCCTCCGGGCGGTGGGGAGTTTTAAGGAGACGTCTTCCCACAATAAGATCGACATAGGTCCTCCGAAGTTAACACGTTTCGAGAAGGC
Proteins encoded in this window:
- the thsB gene encoding thermosome subunit beta, with the translated sequence MSVGLSGTPVLILREGSSRSRGREAQHANIMAAKIVAESVKSSLGPKGMDKMLVDSFGDVTITSDGRTILDEMDIQHPAAKMMVEVAKTQDNEVGDGTTTAVVFSGELLSLAEDLINKSVHPTVIIDGYKKAAEKALETLEKIAIKVDSTNKKFLKKVAMTSMASKLVSESRDYLADLAVDAILSVAEKTGTEYKVDLDDVKIQKKPGESIRGTKLINGIVVDKEIVHSGMPKLVEKAKIALLDTALEIEKTEFDAKINIESPEQMEAFLKQEENMIKAMVNKLAKVGATVVICQKGIDDLAQHFMTRKNILAVRRVKKSDMEGLTKATGGKIVSNLDSITKKDLGYAAVVEERKIGDDKMTFIEGCKHPHSVTILIRGGTDRIVDEAERSIHDALCVIRDVVKEPRIVAGGGASELEAGRILRNYAETLPGREQLAVMRFAEALEAIPTTLAKNAGLDPIDIISELRARHEKKQIWAGVDVFNGKVGDMNKADVYEPLVVKKQIIKSATEAATMILKIDDIIASGKAKMPAGPPGGPGGMGGMGGMGGMPPGGGEF